The following nucleotide sequence is from Dialister pneumosintes.
AAACTTTCAAAGGTTTTTCTTCCCATTATAATAGGACGTCCCATTGTGCACTTTTTAAACCACTGTAAATCATCAGGTAAATGCCATAACAATTTATTATCGCCACCAATCACTCCATTGGAAGCTACTGCAACTATAATTGATAAACTCATACTGACACCTTCATAGAAATTTTCCCTAAATGCTGATAGTTTTCTAAAATTATATCTTCCGGCTTAAATTCATAGAAATTCTTAATTTCCGGATTAATAAGTAAATGAGGCGCCGCTAATGCTTGTTCTCTCCTATCCAGTTGAAGTTTTAACGGTTCTACATGGTTTTCATAAATATGTGCATTGTTTATCACATGTGTAAATAAACCGGGACGAAGATCAGAAACTTTTGCAACCATACAAGTTAATGCAGCATATTGGGCCATATTAAAAGGAATACCTAATCCCATATCACCGCTTCGTTGTACTAACATACAATTCAATCGTCCATCCGATGATACATCCCACATAGTCAAAAAAGCACATGGTTGCAATGCCATCTCCGGTAAATCTTCTACATTCCACATAGATACTACCATTCTGCGACTCTGTGGGTTTTCTCTTAATGTAGCAAGCAACGTGTCTACTTGATGGTATTTACCTAATTGATAACCATACGCTTTACCAATAGTACCATCCTCTTTCATCCACTCATCCCAAATATGGCAATTCCACTCTTGTAATAAACGTACATCATTAGATTGTTTTTGCCAAATCCATAAAATTTCTTTAATAGCTGTTTTAAACGCCACAAATTTGGTTGTCAAAATAGGAAATTCTCTCGCTAAATCAAACTGCATAATTTGATGCGGTAATTTATATGCAGGCATACCGGTGCGATTCTGACCGAAAGTTCCTTGTTTTAGAATATTCTCAACGATATTCAAATATTGTATATCGGCACAACTCATTATAATCTCCTTTATATCTGAATCTTCTTCAAAAATATTATTAATTTTTTACATACTCATGTTCTCGGTATTTTTATCTTATGCAAAACATCTTGAATAGCTGATAAAAATATATTTCCATACTTTTCCCATTTGACCGGTCCCACTCCATATATATTCATCATCTCGGTTTTATTCTTAGGTATATATTCTGCCATTTCTTCCAGTGTTCTATTCGAAAACACTCTAAATGGTTCAATCCCTTGTTGTCTTGAACAAGAAAGCCGAATAGAAGACAAATATTTATAAATCCACTCTTTTTGAACTTCTTGCTTTTTATTTTCTTGCTTCTGATTTAGTTTCTCTAATTTCTTTAAAGCAAAATCTTCTTTAAGTACCTTCAAAAAGGGACGTCCATATTTTTGTAGTTTAAAATCTCCTACACCATTAATTTTTCCTAACTGCTGAAAACTAGTAGGCACTTCTGTTGCCATTTCTTCTAAAGTCGCATCCGAAAATATAACAAAAGGAGGTACATGCTCTCGTTGTGCTATAGTACTACGCAATTGTAATAATTTCTCATACAATCTATCATGTGATAATGGTTTATAAAAATCGGTAACAGTTTGCTTAGCAATCATAGCATCCACTCCAGGTGCTAACCCCTTAACTTTCGCTTTCCCCAACAATACATGTTCAGCTTTATTTGTCAGTTGTACTATAGGGTAAGGCTCACCGACTTGCTGTAGATATCCATCTGCAATTAACGTATGTAATATACTTCGAATGGAATTTGTTTTTTCAAAAGAAAGTTTTCCATAAGTCAATTGTTTATTTAGTTGGTGAGAAAGAATATATTGAGACCGACTTCCTTTTAATATATCAGCAATCACAGAACTGCCAAACCTTTCCCCAACATTTCGTATGGTACGAAATATTAATGTTGCCAAATCAGTAATATCTCGCTCGCTATGCATAGTTTCACAAGAAGAACAATGATTACATACTTGAGTAGGTTTCTCTCCAAAATAAGTTAAAATTGTATTACGTAAACAAGAAGTTGTACCACAATAAGCAATCATTTTATGTAACCGACGATACTCTATTTGTTTCTGCTCTTCCGACAAGTCAGATTGTGATAATAAATACTTGTGTATGCCTACATCTTTAGCATTATAAAATAAAATACATTCTGCCTTAGCCCCGTCTCGCCCTGCACGTCCTGCTTCTTGATAATAGGCTTCTAAACTTTTAGGCATTTGATAATGAATTACATAACGAACATTACTTTTATCTATGCCCATACCAAAAGCATTAGTAGCAACCATAACCATTTTTCTCTCATAAGAGAAATCATCTTGTGAATTATATCGTTCTTCATCAGCAAGCCCTGCATGATATTTCCCGACAGATACACCTTGTTGTTTTAATAATTCATATATAGAATCTACAGCTTTTCGTGTAGCGCAATAAATAATACCGCTCTCTCTACTATGCATTTTCACATACTTCAAAAGCAATTGATTCTGCTTCTCTTTAGGTAATCCACGAAAAACACGAAAAGATAAATTCGGACGATCTAAGCCAATACGTAAAAGCATAGCCTGCTCAAGACCTAAACTTTTTTTTATATCAGCTTCTACTAAGGGTGTTGCCGTAGCAGTAAAGGCTGACACTATAGGTTTAACAGTAAGAGAATCTATAAACTCTCTAATTTTTCTATAGCTGGGACGAAAATCATGTCCCCATTGAGATACACAATGAGCTTCATCAATAACAACCATAGATAAAGGAACTTGACTTAAGCAATCAGTAAAGTAAGAAGGTTCCAATTTTTCAGGAGCCATATATAATATTTTAATTTTACCTCTATACACATCTCGTAAGCACTCAATAGACTCATCAAAAGATATGGTGCTATTCACATATGCAGCCTCAATCCCTTGTTCTTTTAATGCTTCCACTTGATCTTTCATAAGTGAAATTAAAGGAGAAATGACAACAACTCCATAAGGCATTAGTAAAGAAGGTATTTGAAAACAAATAGATTTTCCCGCTCCGGTAGGCATAATAGCTAATATATCTTTCTTCTCTAAAAGAGCTTGTACAACTTCTCGTTGTCCTTTGCGGAAATTATCATATCCAAAATACTTTTTTAATAATGATTCCGGTGATTGCACATCCATCTCTCCTTTCTAATATGATTGCTTATTTATTTTACCACATATATAATCATTAAATTTTTCGAATTTTCAGAAAAAGTAATATAATAAAAACAGCCATACGATGGAGGGCATACTTAATGAAAAAACACAAAAAAACAAATGTAATGAGAATGTTAGACCAAGCGCACATTCCTTATGAAACAAAGTCTTGTGAATATACAGAAGAAGATCTCTCAGGTATACATACAGCCAATATACTAGGATATAGTCCCAATATGGTTTTTAAAACTATTGTTACACAAGGAGATAAAACCGGTCCGATTGTGTTTTGCTTACCATCTTGCTATGAATTGAATTTAAAAACAGCTGCTAAAGTAAGTGGTAATAAAAAGGTGGAAATGATTCCTGTAAAAAATCTCCTTACATTAACAGGTTATGTAAGAGGAGGATGCTCTCCTATCGGTATGAAAAAAGAATTTCCAACTTATATCGATTCCCATTGCAAAAACCATACATTAATCAGTATCAGTGCCGGTCAAAGAGGGATGCAAGTACTTATTTCTCCACAAGCACTGATTCAGTTTATTCATGCTATTGTTGTAGAGATTACAAAAAAATAAAGCGGTCAAATGACTGCTTTATTTTTTATTATTATAAGGACGCTTGTTCTAATGCACGTTGTGCCGCTTCGAAAAACTGTTTATAAGATACTGTCGCACCGGAAATTCCATCTACTTTATTTAACTCTTGTGTCTGTAAAAGTGCTTCCCCATAGGATTTAATAGCACTTACTGCTAATTGTGCTTTATTATAATAAATTTTATTTTCAATTTCTCCATTTGTCTTCCCATAGCTTTCGTCTTTAAGTGTTCCGTCTTTCTTATATCCTTCAAAAGTACTTGCTATAATTTGATGGTCTTTAATAGTAATAGAAATTTTCCCATAAGCCCCTCTGTCATCAGGGTCGCTTATTCCTGAAAAAGTACCATCCTTAGCTTTAGCAAGCAATTCTTTCGTATTAATTTGCGGCGGCATATATTCCATTTCATTAGATACTTTTTTATCTGCCGGAGTAGTTACAGAACTCTCTGTACCACATCCCCCTATAAGTACAGAAGCTACTCCTGCTGCTACTAATACACCGTATTTTGTCATTTTATTTTGCTCCATGTTCCTGCTCCTTTGTTTTTTCTATATGCCCATGGTTAATAATAATAATTCTTTTGGCAGCAGCACCAACTAAACCGGAATGCGTAACAGTAATAATAGTATGTCCTTCTTTATTAAGCTGTCTAAAAATATCCATAACTAAGCGTTCATTCTTTTCATCTAAATTTCCCGTAGGTTCGTCTGCCAAAATAAGAACCGGATAGTTTATTAATGCACGAGCAATACAAACACGTTGCTGTTCTCCGCCTGAAAGTTCTCTAGGAAGGTGTTCGGCTCTATCAGCAAGTCCCACACGATCCAAGGCTTCCATTGCCTCTTTTCTATCAGGAATACTATGGTAAAATTGTGCAACCATAATATTTTCTACTGCAGTTAAATAAGGAATTAAATGGAATTGTTGAAAAACCATTCCCACTTTATCTCTTCGGATTTGTGTTAATTCTTCTTTTGATACATTATTTAAATTAATACCGTCTAAAATCACTTCTCCGGAAGTATGATTATCCATACAACCGATAATATTCATCAATGTGGTCTTTCCGGATCCGGATGGTCCCATAATTGCCAACCAATCACCTTTATCTACAGTCAAATTAATCCCTTGTAATGCAGGAACACGGCCACCATAAAGCATACCTACATCTTTTAATTGTAATAAACTCATAACATTCTCCTTATTCACCACGTAAAACAACTGCCGGTTCTATCTTTACAGCTGTTTTTACAGGAAGCATTGTAGCCAGTGCCGTTACTACAATAGATAAGATAACTGTAATTGCTCCAACAAAGAATGGAACCCCTATCATTCGACCAAATACATGTACACCTACAGTATAAGCAAAAACATATCCGCCTCCGATACCTATTAAGCCTCCAATAAAGCCTAACATACAGCTTTCTCCAAAGAACTCTCCTGCAATATTAATATTGGTAGCCCCTAAAGCTTTCTTTAGTCCTATTTCTTTCCTACGCTCTTGTACAACTTCTGTCATAGTAGTTCCTACACAAATAAGTGTAAGCAAAAGTACTACTATCGTTACTAAAAGAACCAAAGCTTGTAATTTCCCCAGTACTGCTTGTTCTGATTTCACAATCTGATTTACAGTTTGTGGTCTAACATGAGGTGTCTTGTTTTTCATTTCTTTTTCTAAAACAGTAAGCTCTTTTGAATCTGCTACTACACTTACTTGTACCATACTAATCTGACCGGGTTTATC
It contains:
- a CDS encoding thymidylate synthase, which gives rise to MSCADIQYLNIVENILKQGTFGQNRTGMPAYKLPHQIMQFDLAREFPILTTKFVAFKTAIKEILWIWQKQSNDVRLLQEWNCHIWDEWMKEDGTIGKAYGYQLGKYHQVDTLLATLRENPQSRRMVVSMWNVEDLPEMALQPCAFLTMWDVSSDGRLNCMLVQRSGDMGLGIPFNMAQYAALTCMVAKVSDLRPGLFTHVINNAHIYENHVEPLKLQLDRREQALAAPHLLINPEIKNFYEFKPEDIILENYQHLGKISMKVSV
- the recQ gene encoding DNA helicase RecQ, producing MDVQSPESLLKKYFGYDNFRKGQREVVQALLEKKDILAIMPTGAGKSICFQIPSLLMPYGVVVISPLISLMKDQVEALKEQGIEAAYVNSTISFDESIECLRDVYRGKIKILYMAPEKLEPSYFTDCLSQVPLSMVVIDEAHCVSQWGHDFRPSYRKIREFIDSLTVKPIVSAFTATATPLVEADIKKSLGLEQAMLLRIGLDRPNLSFRVFRGLPKEKQNQLLLKYVKMHSRESGIIYCATRKAVDSIYELLKQQGVSVGKYHAGLADEERYNSQDDFSYERKMVMVATNAFGMGIDKSNVRYVIHYQMPKSLEAYYQEAGRAGRDGAKAECILFYNAKDVGIHKYLLSQSDLSEEQKQIEYRRLHKMIAYCGTTSCLRNTILTYFGEKPTQVCNHCSSCETMHSERDITDLATLIFRTIRNVGERFGSSVIADILKGSRSQYILSHQLNKQLTYGKLSFEKTNSIRSILHTLIADGYLQQVGEPYPIVQLTNKAEHVLLGKAKVKGLAPGVDAMIAKQTVTDFYKPLSHDRLYEKLLQLRSTIAQREHVPPFVIFSDATLEEMATEVPTSFQQLGKINGVGDFKLQKYGRPFLKVLKEDFALKKLEKLNQKQENKKQEVQKEWIYKYLSSIRLSCSRQQGIEPFRVFSNRTLEEMAEYIPKNKTEMMNIYGVGPVKWEKYGNIFLSAIQDVLHKIKIPRT
- the ybaK gene encoding Cys-tRNA(Pro) deacylase is translated as MKKHKKTNVMRMLDQAHIPYETKSCEYTEEDLSGIHTANILGYSPNMVFKTIVTQGDKTGPIVFCLPSCYELNLKTAAKVSGNKKVEMIPVKNLLTLTGYVRGGCSPIGMKKEFPTYIDSHCKNHTLISISAGQRGMQVLISPQALIQFIHAIVVEITKK
- a CDS encoding FMN-binding protein, which gives rise to MEQNKMTKYGVLVAAGVASVLIGGCGTESSVTTPADKKVSNEMEYMPPQINTKELLAKAKDGTFSGISDPDDRGAYGKISITIKDHQIIASTFEGYKKDGTLKDESYGKTNGEIENKIYYNKAQLAVSAIKSYGEALLQTQELNKVDGISGATVSYKQFFEAAQRALEQASL
- a CDS encoding ABC transporter ATP-binding protein, with the translated sequence MSLLQLKDVGMLYGGRVPALQGINLTVDKGDWLAIMGPSGSGKTTLMNIIGCMDNHTSGEVILDGINLNNVSKEELTQIRRDKVGMVFQQFHLIPYLTAVENIMVAQFYHSIPDRKEAMEALDRVGLADRAEHLPRELSGGEQQRVCIARALINYPVLILADEPTGNLDEKNERLVMDIFRQLNKEGHTIITVTHSGLVGAAAKRIIIINHGHIEKTKEQEHGAK